In Nitratireductor mangrovi, the genomic window ATCTCGACCTGCCGCGCCCGCTGATGGACGAGCTTGCGCGGCTGAAACTGGAACTCGTCGGCCTGCCGCGCTCGGCCGGCGACAAATATCCGGCGCAATTGTCGGGTGGGATGATCAAGCGTGCTGGCCTTGCCCGCGCCCTGGCGCTCGATCCGGAGATCGTCTTCCTGGACGAGCCGACCTCCGGCCTCGACCCGATCGGCGCGGCCGAATTCGATGAACTCGTCGCCAATCTGCGCGACACGATGGGACTGACCGTCTACATGGTGACCCACGACCTTGACAGCCTCTACTCCATCTGCGACCGCGTTGCGGTCCTTGGGGAAAAGCGTGTTTTGGTGGCCGGCACGATCGATGAGTTGCTGGCCTTCGACCATCCCTGGGTGCAGTCCTACTTCCACGGCAAGCGCGCCCGCGCCATCCCCCGCAACCGGAGCTGACGTATGGAAACCCGCGCCAACTACGTGCTGGTCGGCATCTTCGCGCTGGTTGCGCTGCTGGCAGGCTTCGGCTTCGTCTACTGGATCGACCAGTATTCCAAGATCGGCGATCCGGCGTTCCTGCGTTTCCGGGTGCCGGGATCGGCAGCCGGGCTCGACCGCGGCAGCCTGGTGCTCTTCAACGGCGTGCGCATCGGCTCGGTCGACCGCGTCTATCTCGACTTGAAGGACCCGTCGATCGCCATCGCTGACGCCACCGTCGACCGCTCGATTGCGCCGATCACGCGCTCCACGCGCGCCGATATCGCGGCCGCCGGCCTGACCGGCGGCGCGGTGGTGGAACTGCGGGGCGGTTCCGCCGACGAGCCGAGCCTGTTCGAGGAGGCGGCG contains:
- a CDS encoding ABC transporter ATP-binding protein, with the protein product MTAAVQDQALEGVRVREAVLEAIDVTVAFGDTVVLDKLCLEVVRGEILGFVGASGSGKSVLMRTILGLNPMQSGRIELFGRDAFSRSDEERNEIDVKTGVLFQHGALFSSLTVKENIQIPMREYLDLPRPLMDELARLKLELVGLPRSAGDKYPAQLSGGMIKRAGLARALALDPEIVFLDEPTSGLDPIGAAEFDELVANLRDTMGLTVYMVTHDLDSLYSICDRVAVLGEKRVLVAGTIDELLAFDHPWVQSYFHGKRARAIPRNRS